The Mytilus galloprovincialis chromosome 2, xbMytGall1.hap1.1, whole genome shotgun sequence genome has a window encoding:
- the LOC143064585 gene encoding putative methyltransferase-like protein 24 isoform X2 has product MKGYQHWIKYVVVVTILMTCLYVTLYQTGYINRTNIPTTFFIPEPKPINKTEPLPNKQTQLKYVAPTATLVPVVPVVESDWNETFPVYDDVPKDIYKTNWWMSAAFLEWDLKHRGIDYQCQDIKKVGNWWICIDEKYVIKKPCLVYSFGIANDFSFDDDMAEHGCEVHSFDPSMKRNDFTRPSSVHFHALGLSSYTDDKFLPRKDIYVHDNDTWTIMTLNLIKTALGHKERDIDVLKIDVEGHEWAVIENLFEDEIFSHVKQFMLEYHLFPDWPSKSDYSKLLRTYKKLHDIGYHKFVTAMHPCTHIPEQFNIQADVAYVNTKYITSRKKRRPLLKLKKRKRLNVGKF; this is encoded by the exons GTTATCAACATTGGATAAAATATGTCGTTGTCGTAACCATACTGATGACCTGTTTGTACGTGACTTTATACCAAACAG GTTACATAAATCGCACAAATATACCAACCACATTTTTTATACCTGAACCAAAGCCAATCAACAAAACAGAGCCACTACCAAACAAACAGACGCAACTTAAGTATGTAGCACCCACGGCGACCTTAGTCCCTGTTGTGCCTGTAGTCGAAAGTGACTGGAATGAAACATTTCCAGTATATGATGATGTAcctaaagatatatataaaactaaTTGGTGGATGTCAGCAGCGTTTTTAGAATG gGATTTAAAACACAGAGGAATTGACTACCAATGTCAGGACATTAAAAAAGTTGGAAACTGGTGGATCTGCATAGATGAAAAATATGTAATTAAGAAACCATGTTTAGTGTATTCATTTGG AATTGCTAATGATTTTAGTTTTGATGATGATATGGCTGAACATGGCTGTGAAGTACACTCATTTGATCCAAG tatgaaaagaaatgattttaccagaCCGTCATCAGTACATTTCCATGCTTTGGGTCTAAGTAGTTATACAGATGATAAGTTCCTCCCTCGAAAGGATATTTATGTTCATGATAATGATACCTGGACTATTATGACACTTAATTTAATAAAAACAGCTCTTGGTCATAAAGAA AGGGATATTGATGTGTTAAAAATAGACGTTGAAGGCCACGAGTGGGCAGTAATAGAAAATCTATTCGAAGATGAAATCTTCTCACATGTTAAACAATTCATGTTAGAGTATCATTTATTCCCGGATTGGCCATCGAAATCAGACTATTCAAAACTTTTGCGGACTTATAAAAAATTACATGACATAGGATATCATAAATTTGTGACAGCCATGCATCCATGTACTCATATACCAGAACAGTTTAATATTCAGGCTGACGTAGCATATgtcaatacaaaatatattacGTCCAGAAAGAAACGAAGAcctttattaaaattgaaaaaacgAAAAAGACTTAACGTCGGAAAGTTTTAA
- the LOC143064585 gene encoding putative methyltransferase-like protein 24 isoform X1 — translation MAGSCNGYQHWIKYVVVVTILMTCLYVTLYQTGYINRTNIPTTFFIPEPKPINKTEPLPNKQTQLKYVAPTATLVPVVPVVESDWNETFPVYDDVPKDIYKTNWWMSAAFLEWDLKHRGIDYQCQDIKKVGNWWICIDEKYVIKKPCLVYSFGIANDFSFDDDMAEHGCEVHSFDPSMKRNDFTRPSSVHFHALGLSSYTDDKFLPRKDIYVHDNDTWTIMTLNLIKTALGHKERDIDVLKIDVEGHEWAVIENLFEDEIFSHVKQFMLEYHLFPDWPSKSDYSKLLRTYKKLHDIGYHKFVTAMHPCTHIPEQFNIQADVAYVNTKYITSRKKRRPLLKLKKRKRLNVGKF, via the exons GTTATCAACATTGGATAAAATATGTCGTTGTCGTAACCATACTGATGACCTGTTTGTACGTGACTTTATACCAAACAG GTTACATAAATCGCACAAATATACCAACCACATTTTTTATACCTGAACCAAAGCCAATCAACAAAACAGAGCCACTACCAAACAAACAGACGCAACTTAAGTATGTAGCACCCACGGCGACCTTAGTCCCTGTTGTGCCTGTAGTCGAAAGTGACTGGAATGAAACATTTCCAGTATATGATGATGTAcctaaagatatatataaaactaaTTGGTGGATGTCAGCAGCGTTTTTAGAATG gGATTTAAAACACAGAGGAATTGACTACCAATGTCAGGACATTAAAAAAGTTGGAAACTGGTGGATCTGCATAGATGAAAAATATGTAATTAAGAAACCATGTTTAGTGTATTCATTTGG AATTGCTAATGATTTTAGTTTTGATGATGATATGGCTGAACATGGCTGTGAAGTACACTCATTTGATCCAAG tatgaaaagaaatgattttaccagaCCGTCATCAGTACATTTCCATGCTTTGGGTCTAAGTAGTTATACAGATGATAAGTTCCTCCCTCGAAAGGATATTTATGTTCATGATAATGATACCTGGACTATTATGACACTTAATTTAATAAAAACAGCTCTTGGTCATAAAGAA AGGGATATTGATGTGTTAAAAATAGACGTTGAAGGCCACGAGTGGGCAGTAATAGAAAATCTATTCGAAGATGAAATCTTCTCACATGTTAAACAATTCATGTTAGAGTATCATTTATTCCCGGATTGGCCATCGAAATCAGACTATTCAAAACTTTTGCGGACTTATAAAAAATTACATGACATAGGATATCATAAATTTGTGACAGCCATGCATCCATGTACTCATATACCAGAACAGTTTAATATTCAGGCTGACGTAGCATATgtcaatacaaaatatattacGTCCAGAAAGAAACGAAGAcctttattaaaattgaaaaaacgAAAAAGACTTAACGTCGGAAAGTTTTAA
- the LOC143064585 gene encoding putative methyltransferase-like protein 24 isoform X3, whose amino-acid sequence MTCLYVTLYQTGYINRTNIPTTFFIPEPKPINKTEPLPNKQTQLKYVAPTATLVPVVPVVESDWNETFPVYDDVPKDIYKTNWWMSAAFLEWDLKHRGIDYQCQDIKKVGNWWICIDEKYVIKKPCLVYSFGIANDFSFDDDMAEHGCEVHSFDPSMKRNDFTRPSSVHFHALGLSSYTDDKFLPRKDIYVHDNDTWTIMTLNLIKTALGHKERDIDVLKIDVEGHEWAVIENLFEDEIFSHVKQFMLEYHLFPDWPSKSDYSKLLRTYKKLHDIGYHKFVTAMHPCTHIPEQFNIQADVAYVNTKYITSRKKRRPLLKLKKRKRLNVGKF is encoded by the exons ATGACCTGTTTGTACGTGACTTTATACCAAACAG GTTACATAAATCGCACAAATATACCAACCACATTTTTTATACCTGAACCAAAGCCAATCAACAAAACAGAGCCACTACCAAACAAACAGACGCAACTTAAGTATGTAGCACCCACGGCGACCTTAGTCCCTGTTGTGCCTGTAGTCGAAAGTGACTGGAATGAAACATTTCCAGTATATGATGATGTAcctaaagatatatataaaactaaTTGGTGGATGTCAGCAGCGTTTTTAGAATG gGATTTAAAACACAGAGGAATTGACTACCAATGTCAGGACATTAAAAAAGTTGGAAACTGGTGGATCTGCATAGATGAAAAATATGTAATTAAGAAACCATGTTTAGTGTATTCATTTGG AATTGCTAATGATTTTAGTTTTGATGATGATATGGCTGAACATGGCTGTGAAGTACACTCATTTGATCCAAG tatgaaaagaaatgattttaccagaCCGTCATCAGTACATTTCCATGCTTTGGGTCTAAGTAGTTATACAGATGATAAGTTCCTCCCTCGAAAGGATATTTATGTTCATGATAATGATACCTGGACTATTATGACACTTAATTTAATAAAAACAGCTCTTGGTCATAAAGAA AGGGATATTGATGTGTTAAAAATAGACGTTGAAGGCCACGAGTGGGCAGTAATAGAAAATCTATTCGAAGATGAAATCTTCTCACATGTTAAACAATTCATGTTAGAGTATCATTTATTCCCGGATTGGCCATCGAAATCAGACTATTCAAAACTTTTGCGGACTTATAAAAAATTACATGACATAGGATATCATAAATTTGTGACAGCCATGCATCCATGTACTCATATACCAGAACAGTTTAATATTCAGGCTGACGTAGCATATgtcaatacaaaatatattacGTCCAGAAAGAAACGAAGAcctttattaaaattgaaaaaacgAAAAAGACTTAACGTCGGAAAGTTTTAA